From Haemophilus parainfluenzae:
GATGAAATCATTCATTGAACAGAACTATTCTGCTTGTGTTTCTACTTCCGCTGCAGCATCAGAAGCTTGTGCTGCATGATGACCGTTATTATTGTGGTGAGAAACAGAACGTGCTGGAACCACAGTTGAAATAGCGTGTTTATACACCATTTGATTAACAGTGTTTTTTAATAAAATCACGAATTGGTCGAATGATTCGATTTGACCCTGTAATTTAATCCCATTAACGAGATAAATCGAAACAGGAATACGTTCACGGCGTAACGCATTCAAATAAGGATCTTGTAATGATTGTCCTTTTGCCATTTTTTGCTATCCTTTGTTGTTATATGTTAATTAATGATAGAAACGAGTTGTCTCCGTTATCAAATATAGCAATAAACATTTTTCTTGTCTATGGGTTTATCTCTTTGCTTTCACGCAGTTTTTTCAGAATTGTTTTCATTTTTTCATCTAGTTGTGCGTTGAAACGTAATGTTTCGCCCGTTTTAGGGTGTTCAAATCGAATAGAAAATGCATGTAAAAACAAACGATTGAGTCCGAGATCTTGCATATATTTATCGAATTCTTTATCACCGTATTTATCATCCAGCGCGATTGGGTGACCGGCATATTGAGTATGAACTCGGATCTGATGGGTCCTTCCCGTTACAGGCGACGCTTTTACTAAGGTCGCATTCTGGTAGCGTTCTTCAATAGCAAATCGCGTTTCAGAAGGTTTGCCTTGTTCACTGACTTTAACGATGCGTTCGCCACTGGCTAATTCATTTTTTAATAAAGGTGCTTGCACGACTTTCACATGAGATTGCCA
This genomic window contains:
- the hfq gene encoding RNA chaperone Hfq produces the protein MAKGQSLQDPYLNALRRERIPVSIYLVNGIKLQGQIESFDQFVILLKNTVNQMVYKHAISTVVPARSVSHHNNNGHHAAQASDAAAEVETQAE